In the Flavobacterium pallidum genome, one interval contains:
- a CDS encoding DUF1761 domain-containing protein, with protein sequence MDFINFTAIFVAALSSLLVGFIWYSPKVFGNIWMRETGVNMEDGKKPNMAMIFTLVYIYSVFIAFILTALTIHQSGALGMIGGPAFIDKALPSYAAFMADYGGTFRSFQHGALHGFMTGLLLIMPVVAINSLFEKRSWKYILVTGFYWVVTCTIMGGIVCGWTKDGFHFSSIH encoded by the coding sequence ATGGACTTTATTAATTTTACAGCCATTTTTGTGGCTGCACTTTCTTCTCTGTTAGTGGGTTTTATATGGTATAGCCCAAAAGTTTTCGGAAACATCTGGATGCGCGAAACCGGTGTCAATATGGAAGACGGCAAAAAACCCAATATGGCGATGATTTTCACGCTCGTTTACATCTACAGTGTTTTCATCGCATTTATCCTGACGGCCCTGACCATACACCAGTCCGGCGCTTTGGGCATGATTGGCGGGCCGGCTTTTATCGATAAGGCACTTCCCTCTTACGCGGCTTTCATGGCTGATTATGGCGGAACATTCCGTTCCTTCCAGCACGGTGCGCTTCATGGTTTCATGACAGGCTTATTACTGATCATGCCTGTAGTGGCAATTAATTCTCTTTTCGAAAAAAGAAGCTGGAAGTATATTCTCGTCACCGGATTTTACTGGGTGGTCACCTGCACGATCATGGGCGGCATCGTCTGCGGATGGACTAAAGATGGCTTTCATTTTTCTTCCATACACTGA
- a CDS encoding 8-amino-7-oxononanoate synthase — protein sequence MAFTFEIFSDVNQLPPDWDGLAKENIFLSRDYLEVLQLSAPDNMECHFIVLLESGKTIGIALSQFLDVNQLESFGDRDKCLRASARKLVFRNFSSRVLFIGNNMLTGQNAFVFAKDTDRVKTILALKAAAISIRDSFTKKGKKIHLTTFKDFDDNEAEDFRKAGFKDHLEFSTQPNMVFTMRADWHSEQDYIGSLSKKYRDQYKRARKKSDGVHKRKMPLEDIIKYEDAIYDLYFHVAKNAPFNTFFLSKNHFRIFKEKLRDKFLFYGYFLEEKLIGFNTLIKNGKSMDTYFLGYDDNIQRDKMLYLNMLYDMIAYSINKGFCEIVFGRTALEIKSSVGAQPVPMYGFMQHGNGLVNKNMDWIFKRLEPVAEWQQRNPFK from the coding sequence ATGGCATTCACTTTTGAAATTTTCAGCGATGTAAATCAATTGCCTCCGGACTGGGATGGGCTAGCCAAAGAAAACATTTTCCTCTCGCGTGATTATCTCGAAGTATTGCAGCTTTCGGCACCGGATAACATGGAATGCCATTTTATCGTATTGCTGGAATCAGGAAAAACCATCGGGATTGCCTTATCACAATTTCTCGATGTGAACCAATTGGAATCTTTCGGTGACCGTGATAAATGCCTCAGGGCATCGGCACGCAAGCTGGTTTTCAGGAATTTTTCCTCGCGCGTCCTTTTCATAGGAAACAACATGCTTACAGGGCAGAATGCTTTTGTTTTTGCAAAAGATACTGATCGCGTGAAAACCATACTGGCGCTTAAAGCCGCAGCCATTTCAATCAGGGATTCTTTCACCAAAAAAGGAAAGAAAATCCACCTGACAACCTTCAAGGATTTTGATGATAATGAAGCGGAAGATTTCCGGAAAGCCGGTTTCAAAGACCATCTCGAATTTTCAACGCAACCGAATATGGTATTTACGATGCGTGCCGACTGGCATTCAGAACAGGATTATATTGGGTCTCTTTCCAAAAAATACCGCGACCAATACAAACGTGCACGCAAAAAATCAGACGGGGTCCACAAACGCAAAATGCCTTTGGAGGACATCATCAAATATGAGGATGCGATTTATGACCTTTATTTCCATGTGGCTAAGAATGCACCTTTCAATACTTTTTTCCTAAGCAAAAACCACTTCCGTATCTTTAAGGAAAAACTGCGCGACAAATTCCTTTTTTATGGCTATTTCCTGGAAGAAAAACTCATCGGCTTCAATACCCTGATTAAAAACGGAAAGTCGATGGACACTTATTTCCTGGGTTATGACGACAATATCCAACGCGACAAAATGCTATACCTGAATATGCTTTACGACATGATTGCCTATTCCATTAATAAGGGATTCTGCGAAATTGTCTTCGGGCGGACGGCTTTGGAAATCAAAAGTTCCGTAGGTGCCCAACCCGTACCAATGTATGGCTTCATGCAACATGGAAACGGACTTGTGAACAAGAACATGGACTGGATTTTCAAGCGCCTCGAACCTGTTGCCGAATGGCAGCAGCGCAATCCTTTCAAGTAA
- a CDS encoding diacylglycerol/lipid kinase family protein, whose amino-acid sequence MKKKIIFVVNPIAGDIDKTELIAAVNDFAESKNFSLVTYETQGDDTDLSQIHELYIKHKPERILVAGGDGTIKLVAEAVEKHDVILGIIPAGSANGLSTDLNLPAALQENLEIAFHGDHIDMDMISINGIRSMHLSDLGLNAQLVRNYEQGNTRGMLGYALQAIQTLSESEGPFEAKIEADGETIETTARMIVIANTQKYGTGVTINPSGIMDDGKFEIVILKNLDLIVFGKIITGNMPLDTGDVQIISTDKASISTNTKVSFQIDGEFCGMMDKLDIHILPGQMKVAVPAPVPES is encoded by the coding sequence TTGAAAAAGAAAATCATTTTTGTTGTCAACCCCATAGCGGGCGACATCGATAAAACGGAATTAATCGCAGCAGTGAACGATTTCGCTGAGAGCAAAAACTTCAGTCTCGTCACTTATGAAACCCAGGGAGATGATACCGATTTAAGCCAAATCCACGAGCTTTATATAAAACACAAACCCGAGCGCATCCTTGTTGCAGGGGGTGACGGCACTATAAAGCTGGTTGCCGAAGCTGTAGAAAAGCATGATGTTATTTTGGGAATCATTCCGGCCGGTTCGGCCAATGGGCTCTCTACTGATCTAAACCTGCCTGCGGCGTTACAGGAAAACCTGGAGATTGCTTTCCACGGTGATCATATCGATATGGATATGATTTCAATCAACGGGATTCGCAGCATGCACCTCAGTGACCTTGGGCTTAATGCCCAGTTGGTCCGCAATTATGAGCAGGGAAATACCCGTGGCATGTTGGGTTATGCGCTGCAGGCGATACAAACGCTGAGTGAATCGGAAGGACCGTTTGAAGCAAAGATTGAAGCCGATGGAGAGACCATTGAAACCACGGCGCGGATGATTGTAATTGCCAATACACAGAAATATGGTACAGGCGTAACCATAAATCCGTCAGGGATTATGGATGACGGCAAATTTGAAATCGTTATCCTGAAAAATCTTGACCTGATTGTTTTCGGGAAAATCATTACGGGAAATATGCCTTTGGATACGGGCGACGTGCAGATTATTTCTACTGATAAGGCTTCGATATCGACAAATACTAAAGTCAGTTTCCAGATTGATGGAGAATTCTGCGGGATGATGGATAAACTCGACATACACATCCTTCCCGGACAGATGAAAGTGGCTGTCCCAGCGCCTGTTCCCGAAAGCTGA
- a CDS encoding App1 family protein — protein sequence MKPVLKLYRGYANEQELIVMGHVFKPTTKEDYDFQKRKFQNARSVIRMFRIKTQKNADVYLELHDSKIHTKTLDDGYFKFCIPLTKEFGYGWMDYFVTMNYGGEEIRMKGSFIRPYEGNLGFISDIDDTFLISHTRNMFKKLYILLFRNVNDRKIFDNVVAHYQALSSSGRNNKEEQNAFFYVSSSEWNLYRFIVQFTELHQLPRAVLLLKDIKTSLMDFFITGRGDHNHKFEKIKHILEFYPNLRYTLLGDDSQDDPYLYEQICKIFPVNVQAVYIRQTGSHKKQKAVDALKNLESLNVAVCYFSESSEAIEHSKRIGLIS from the coding sequence ATGAAGCCTGTCCTAAAATTATACCGCGGCTATGCCAATGAACAGGAATTAATTGTAATGGGTCATGTTTTTAAACCAACGACAAAAGAAGATTACGATTTCCAGAAAAGAAAATTCCAGAACGCCAGATCGGTGATACGCATGTTCCGGATCAAGACCCAGAAAAATGCCGATGTCTACCTGGAACTCCATGACAGTAAAATACATACAAAAACCTTAGATGACGGTTATTTCAAATTCTGCATCCCGCTCACGAAGGAATTCGGCTACGGGTGGATGGATTATTTTGTAACGATGAATTACGGCGGGGAGGAGATCCGTATGAAAGGCAGTTTCATCAGGCCTTATGAGGGAAATTTAGGTTTCATTTCAGATATTGATGATACTTTCCTGATTTCACACACAAGGAATATGTTTAAGAAACTTTACATATTGCTTTTCAGGAATGTAAATGACCGTAAGATTTTTGATAATGTTGTGGCGCATTACCAGGCGTTGAGTTCTTCCGGAAGGAACAACAAGGAGGAACAGAATGCTTTTTTTTATGTATCGAGCAGCGAATGGAACCTGTATCGTTTCATTGTCCAGTTTACCGAATTGCACCAGTTGCCGCGCGCCGTTTTACTACTGAAAGACATTAAGACGAGCCTGATGGATTTCTTCATCACAGGGCGGGGCGACCACAACCACAAGTTTGAAAAAATCAAGCACATATTGGAATTCTACCCGAATTTACGCTATACGCTTTTGGGAGACGATTCCCAGGATGATCCATATTTATACGAACAAATCTGCAAAATATTTCCGGTGAATGTACAGGCGGTATACATCCGGCAAACGGGAAGCCACAAGAAGCAAAAAGCCGTCGATGCCTTGAAAAACCTTGAAAGCCTGAATGTGGCCGTTTGTTATTTCAGCGAAAGTTCTGAAGCGATCGAGCATTCAAAAAGAATCGGGCTCATCAGTTGA